The genome window GAGCCGCGAATCTGGTTAAGACGATCACCTTCGGCGCCGTCCGGTAATGCTGCAATAAGTCCCTGTGTGTATGGGTGGGTAGGAGTTGCACAGACAGTGTCTGTTGAACCCATCTCAACAATACGACCAGCGTACATAACAGCAATTTTTTCTGTAACCTGAGAAACAACACCAAGATCGTGTGTGATAAGGATAAGCCCCATGTTGTCCTTCTCGCACAGCTCGAGAAGCAGATCCATGATCTCAGCCTGAATGGTTACATCAAGTGCCGTTGTAGGCTCATCAGCAATGATGAGTGCAGGGTCTGTCAGCAAAGCAATAGCAATAACAATACGCTGACGCATACCACCGGAAAATTCATGCGGGTACTGTTTGAGGCGTTTTTCCGGTGAAGGAATGTACACCTTGCGCAGTTTTTCCAGAGCGATTTTCTCAGCTTCTTTTTTAGACACTTTGCTGTGCGCAAGCACAGTCTCAATCATCTGTTGACCAATGGTCAAAACAGGGTTGAGCGTCATCATTGGGTCCTGAAAGATCATGGAAATGCGATTGCCGCGAATAGTACGCAGCTGCTTGTTATCAAGCTTCGCTAAATCCTGACCCTCGAACATTACAGAACCACTGGCGATAAAGCCCGGTTTTGAAATCTGGTTGATGACAGAGAAGCCGGTAACAGATTTGCCTGCGCCGGATTCGCCTACAAGACCGAGGCGTTCGCCTTTATCTACAGAAAACGAAACATTATTTACAGCCGTAAGCGCAATGTCGCGCATACGGAACTGAACTACTATGTCTTTTACATCTAAAAGGTGTTCCATTGTTCCTTAGTCCTTATACAGTTTTGGATTCAGGAAGTCCCTGAGCCAGTCACCGAGCAAGTTGATGGATAATACCAGCAGTACGAGAACGAGTCCCGGGAACAGGGTGATCCACCAGCTGCCACTCATAAAGTAGGCAAAGCCGGATTTAATAAGAGAACCGAGTGAAGGCTGGTTAACAGGCATACCAAGCCCGAGGAAAGAAAGTGCAGCTTCACTCATTACAGCGTTAGCAACCTGAACTGTAGAAATAACCAGAACAGGAGTCAGGGTGTTAGGAAGAATATGACGGAACATAATACGCATTGGGCGAAGTCCGATAACGCGTGCTGCTTCAACGTATTCTTTCTTTTTCTCTGCAAGTACGGAGGCGCGTACAGTACGTGCGTACTGTGGCCATTCAGAGAACCCGATAACAAAAATAAGGAATGGAACAGCAACATCTGCATAGCGTGAAACACCCAGTGCTGCCTGCAAAATTGCACCAAAGAAGATTGCAACCATGTATGATGAGAAGGAAAGCTGCACATCAGCAACACGCATCAGGAAGGTGTCTACTCGACCGCCCTTGTAACCTGCTGTTAAGCCGATGATGATTCCCAGAAAAGACTGCAATGCAACCGCACCAAGACCAATGAGGAGTGAAATGCGGGTTCCGTATAAAATTGTAGACCAGATGTCGCGTCCCTGTGCATCTGTACCTAACCAGAAGGAATCAAGTCCTTCCGGTGTCCACATAGGCGGTGTTTCAGCATCCATCAAATCGATAGTTGCACCGTCGTACGGGTTTTGTGTTGCAAGCACTGGCGCAAGAATCGCCATTAAAAGCAGAATAACTAAAATAATGAAACTGCCGACCGCAACAGGGTCACGGCGGAAGCTATACCAAAAGTAGGTATCTTTAAATTTTTGCCACATGGATTACTTCCTCCCCGAAACACGAACCATTGGGTTAACCAGTCCGTAAATAATATCCACAACGGTGTTCACGATTACAAAAAGAACACCAACGAAAACAAGGTATGCAACGAGCAAAGCGGTGTCGGAGCGTTCTACAGCTTCAATGAACATGAAGCCCATACCCTGCCACTGGAATACTGTTTCAGTGAGGATTGTGTACGCAATCATAATACCAAGCTGTACGCCACCCACTGTAATAACAGGAAGAAGGGTGTTTTTAAATGCATGCACCATCAGAACGCGGGTCGGGTTAAGACCTTTTGCGTGGGCAAATTTAACGTACTCTGTTTGCAACACTTCAACCATTTCCGCTCTGATAAGGCGGATAAAAAGTGGGAGCATAATGGAAGAAAGCGCAATAGTAGGAAGGATAAGGTGTTTAAGAGCCTTCCAGCTTAAAAAGTTACTTTCCCATCCCGGGAACAGGGCTTCCGTTGGGCCTCGACCATAGGAAGGAAGCCAGTGCAGCTCTACCGCAAAGACGTAGATGAGTAAGAGTGCGGTAAGGAAAACAGGAATAGAAACACCAACGATACTGGCTCCCATAAATAAACGGGCAAGCCACGAACGTGGTTTAACAGCTGCATAAATACCGATAGGCACGGAAAGAACAATAATGACGATGGCACTTGCTATAACAAGTTCCAGAGTCGCAGGAGCCTTTTTTAAAATTACCTCAGTAGCTGGTTTGCGGTAAAAGAAGGAACGACCAAGATCGCCGTGCGCAGCTTTTTTTACAAATCGTACCCACTGAACCACAACTGGGTCATTGAGACCCAGCTGGTCGCGAATTGCTTCACGCTCAGCAGCGGAA of Halodesulfovibrio sp. contains these proteins:
- a CDS encoding ABC transporter ATP-binding protein, translated to MEHLLDVKDIVVQFRMRDIALTAVNNVSFSVDKGERLGLVGESGAGKSVTGFSVINQISKPGFIASGSVMFEGQDLAKLDNKQLRTIRGNRISMIFQDPMMTLNPVLTIGQQMIETVLAHSKVSKKEAEKIALEKLRKVYIPSPEKRLKQYPHEFSGGMRQRIVIAIALLTDPALIIADEPTTALDVTIQAEIMDLLLELCEKDNMGLILITHDLGVVSQVTEKIAVMYAGRIVEMGSTDTVCATPTHPYTQGLIAALPDGAEGDRLNQIRGSMPSLTNIPKGCAFNNRCDYCKDICFEVVPELERKKSGVFAACHVVE
- a CDS encoding ABC transporter permease, producing MFAFIVRRVTQALIVMFVISIIGFGIKYSFGDPVREMVGINVSAAEREAIRDQLGLNDPVVVQWVRFVKKAAHGDLGRSFFYRKPATEVILKKAPATLELVIASAIVIIVLSVPIGIYAAVKPRSWLARLFMGASIVGVSIPVFLTALLLIYVFAVELHWLPSYGRGPTEALFPGWESNFLSWKALKHLILPTIALSSIMLPLFIRLIRAEMVEVLQTEYVKFAHAKGLNPTRVLMVHAFKNTLLPVITVGGVQLGIMIAYTILTETVFQWQGMGFMFIEAVERSDTALLVAYLVFVGVLFVIVNTVVDIIYGLVNPMVRVSGRK
- a CDS encoding ABC transporter permease, translated to MWQKFKDTYFWYSFRRDPVAVGSFIILVILLLMAILAPVLATQNPYDGATIDLMDAETPPMWTPEGLDSFWLGTDAQGRDIWSTILYGTRISLLIGLGAVALQSFLGIIIGLTAGYKGGRVDTFLMRVADVQLSFSSYMVAIFFGAILQAALGVSRYADVAVPFLIFVIGFSEWPQYARTVRASVLAEKKKEYVEAARVIGLRPMRIMFRHILPNTLTPVLVISTVQVANAVMSEAALSFLGLGMPVNQPSLGSLIKSGFAYFMSGSWWITLFPGLVLVLLVLSINLLGDWLRDFLNPKLYKD